A stretch of DNA from uncultured Fibrobacter sp.:
TATTGCCATGTTGCCGAGGAATATTATATATTTAGAGCGGAGGCTTCATTATGACCGAGAACCTTATCAAGAATGCGATGCATGCAATCAAGACGATGGACCATTCTAGGGAGGCTGCACTACGTCGGCTTCAGAGAGCGGGGATTCTTACAAAGTCCGGCAAAATGACTGCTCTCTACCGTAGGTGTATCAAGGCCCAAACGCCTAAAGGATAGATTTTATGGACGATATCTATTTAGATCGTCCTAATCTATACATAGGTTTTCATGGTTGCGAAAAGAGTGTGGGAATGGATTTGATTCTATATCCTACCCACATTCATATGAGTGCTCATGATTATGAGTGGCTTGGCCATGGTTTCTATGTGTGGGAAAATAATCAGGACAGAGCCTTGGACTGGGCTTGTAATCATCATCCTAAATTTAAAGAACCCTTCACGGTTGGCGTTGTCTATACGCTGGAGAAATGCCTTGACTTGACAGATAAGCATTTTATAGAACTTCTTTCGAATGACTATCCCGAATTTATTAAGGATATCAAGCATTTTGGAACATCCATACCGCAAAATACAGATTTGAAAGGAAACCCTGATCCTAGTGGAATTTTGAGATACCTTGATTGCTTCTTGATTGAACATGTTCATTCGGTAAATGATATCGCCGAAGATATTCCGTACTTTGACTCTGTTCGTGGTGCGTTTTCCGAAGGCACTCCAGCTTATCCTGGAACACAGTTTGGCGATAAGAATCATATTCAGGTATGCATACGCAATAAGAAATGTATTAAGGGATTTTTCTTGCCCAGATGCTAGAATCGCGTTAACCCCTTGGGTTGTTGACGGTCCATTTGGAGTGGTTTTTTGTGCGGTTTTCGGCTAATTTTGGCGCATGAAAAACGCTGATTTTGTTGACCGTTTGAGTCTCGCCGAAATGGGCGAAAATCGTTGCGGGACGGTCGCCCAGATTGAGGGCGATTCCCGCTTTATTTCAAGAATCGTTTCCATCGGACTTACGCCGGGTTCCGCCTTTACGCTCCTCAAGAATGACGGGCGCTCGCCGGTGCTCGTTTTTTGCCGCGATACGGTTATCGCTGTCAATCATAAAGAAAGTTCACAGATTTTTGTCAAGGTGGAATCGTAAAAATGGGCGAAATCAAGACTATTGCTTTGCTCGGGCAGCCCAATTCCGGTAAATCGACGCTTTTTAACAACTTAACGGGGCTTCACCAGCACGTGGGCAACTGGCCCGGCAAAACGGTGGAGCAGGCCGAGGGTGAATTTGTTTTTGATGGTACGACATATAAAGTAATCGACCTTCCGGGGAGTTACGGGCTTTCGGCGAACTCCGAAGAAGAAGTCGTTACCCGCGACTACATTCAGAGCGGCAAGGCCGACCTCGTGTGCATCCTGGTAGATGCGTCACAGCTAGAACGCAGCCTTTACATGCTGGCGGATTTTGTGGGCATTCGCATGCCCGTGATGCTGGTGCTCAACATGATGGATGTGGCCGAAGCGGCGGGCAAGAAGATTGATGCGTCTGCGATTGAAAAACGCCTCGGCGTTCCGGTGCTTGGTTTCAGCGCGGCCGAAACGGAACGTTATCCTGAATTTTTCAAGAAGATGGTTTCGGCCATCAAGACGCCTGTTTGCCTCGATAGCGGGAGCCTGCGCGAGGAACTCGTTAGCGGGGGAGAGCTTGCTGAAAAAACGGATAATCTCATTAGCCGCATCGAAGCGGCCCTCGGCGATTTTGAATACGGTGTGTGCGAAAAAATCTGGATTGTGGAAAAACTCCTCGAAAAAGACAAACTCATTTGCGGTGTCGTGCGCGAATCGCTTCCGTTTGCCCGCAAAAATGCGATTGAAGCAATCCTCGATAGCGACGAGGGACGCGACGGCGGTATTCTTACTGGTGAAGCCAAGTATCGCTGGGTTTCAAAGATTGTGCGTGAATCGGCGACGCCCAAGTCCATCGAGAAAGTCTTTAGCAAGTGGGACCGCATTGCCACGCACCATATCAAGGGAAAGTTCTTTGCGTTTGGTATCATGGTTGTGTCGCTGATTGCGTGCATGATTCTCGCTTTCCCGGGCATGGGAATTGGCTTTGGAATGCAACCTGTGTTACAGTCGCTCGTAGAACGTGTTGGCAATGCGCTTGGCGTCTGGCCTGTGGTGATTTCGTTCATCAATCTGGTGCTCGTCGGTGGAACTTGCATCACGATTTGTATGACAAGTTTCATTTTCGCTATCATTTTCGTATTCCGCATTCTCGAAGAAATCGGCTACATGGCGCGTTTCTCGTATGCGTTTGACAACTGGCTTTCGCGCCTGGGCTTGCAGGGCAAGGCAATTATGCCGCTGTTTTCCGGAATTGGCTGCACGGCGGGTGCAGTTTGCGGTACGCGCGTGCTTGATACCCGCGGGCAACGCCTGCTTGCGCTCGTTTTGTTGTGGGCGATTCCGTGCGGGAGCAAGGTGGCGGTGGTGCTGTTCCTGGCGTCGACTTTCTTCGGGTCGGCCGCACCGCTGTTCGGTATCGGCTACGTGGCGCTGATTTTTGCAAGCTTCTACTTGTCTTCGCGCCTGTTCGGAAAAAAGCTTGTCCCGCAGAATGAACGCGTGGGCATGATTATGGAACTGCCGCCGTATCACAAGCCGCACTGGAAGATGATTGCCGCGATGGTCGGACGCAGCACTTGGGGCATTTTCAAGAAGGCCTTGAAGATGATCCTGATGGTGGCGGCCCTTTTCTGGGCGCTCTCTTACGCAGGCGACGGAAATGTGGAAAATACTCTCCTGTACAAGATTGGTAATGCGATTGAGCCCGTGACGATGTTCTTTGGCATGCGCTGGGAGCTTTTCGTCTCTTACCTGGGCGGCATGTTCAGCAAGGAAGCTTCGCTTGGCATCATGAGCACGCTCTTCAACCATACCGGCGAGGCGTTCTCGCTCGTGACTCGCGTGGCTGCAAGTGAAAACCTGGGCGAGGCTCTTGCAAGTACCATCACCAAGCCCGAAGCGCTCGCGTTCCTGTTTGCGTCGATGTTCAATGTTCCCTGTGTGCTGGCGATGGGCACCACCTACCGCGAAGCGGGTTCAATCAAGTGGCTTGCTACAATCATGGGTTACTATCTCGCCCTTTCGCTCGGGCTCGCCTTTATCGGCTATCACATCGGTTTGCTTATTTTCTAACGGAGGAAATTTTATGAGCAATATCAGAACGACTGGAAAGAAATCTTCGAATACGTTGGTTCGCGACTTGGTGAACGTAGGCATATTTTCGGCACTTTATATCGTGCTTGGTTTTATGTCG
This window harbors:
- a CDS encoding FeoA family protein, producing MKNADFVDRLSLAEMGENRCGTVAQIEGDSRFISRIVSIGLTPGSAFTLLKNDGRSPVLVFCRDTVIAVNHKESSQIFVKVES
- the feoB gene encoding ferrous iron transport protein B, which translates into the protein MGEIKTIALLGQPNSGKSTLFNNLTGLHQHVGNWPGKTVEQAEGEFVFDGTTYKVIDLPGSYGLSANSEEEVVTRDYIQSGKADLVCILVDASQLERSLYMLADFVGIRMPVMLVLNMMDVAEAAGKKIDASAIEKRLGVPVLGFSAAETERYPEFFKKMVSAIKTPVCLDSGSLREELVSGGELAEKTDNLISRIEAALGDFEYGVCEKIWIVEKLLEKDKLICGVVRESLPFARKNAIEAILDSDEGRDGGILTGEAKYRWVSKIVRESATPKSIEKVFSKWDRIATHHIKGKFFAFGIMVVSLIACMILAFPGMGIGFGMQPVLQSLVERVGNALGVWPVVISFINLVLVGGTCITICMTSFIFAIIFVFRILEEIGYMARFSYAFDNWLSRLGLQGKAIMPLFSGIGCTAGAVCGTRVLDTRGQRLLALVLLWAIPCGSKVAVVLFLASTFFGSAAPLFGIGYVALIFASFYLSSRLFGKKLVPQNERVGMIMELPPYHKPHWKMIAAMVGRSTWGIFKKALKMILMVAALFWALSYAGDGNVENTLLYKIGNAIEPVTMFFGMRWELFVSYLGGMFSKEASLGIMSTLFNHTGEAFSLVTRVAASENLGEALASTITKPEALAFLFASMFNVPCVLAMGTTYREAGSIKWLATIMGYYLALSLGLAFIGYHIGLLIF